One region of Candidatus Electrothrix rattekaaiensis genomic DNA includes:
- a CDS encoding ComF family protein, producing the protein MSFLHEGIQALQELLFPARCLGCTEQLSSSSPPLLCPNCHHGTSEISPPFCTCCGRPLPSGDNHLCLSCLDHPLLLTKARSSFLYQEPISTLVRQLKFNGNLNGLATLAVLAKKTAAFADLNTPDLILPVPLHIQRLRERGFNQSLLLARACFPQWREKIRFDLLQRQRATIPQTRLNGKARRSNLHNAFCIKKSAEISGKSILLVDDVFTTGSTLHECAKVLLKAGAKEVETFTVARSGSTGTGGLSVSRR; encoded by the coding sequence ATGTCCTTCCTCCACGAAGGCATACAGGCTCTGCAAGAGCTGCTCTTTCCGGCCCGCTGCCTGGGTTGCACAGAGCAGCTCTCTTCTTCCAGCCCTCCCTTGCTCTGTCCAAATTGCCATCATGGTACCAGTGAAATTTCTCCACCTTTCTGCACCTGCTGCGGTAGGCCTCTGCCGTCTGGTGATAACCATCTCTGCCTCAGCTGCCTTGACCACCCCCTGCTCCTGACCAAGGCCCGCTCAAGCTTTCTCTACCAGGAACCGATAAGCACCTTGGTGCGCCAACTCAAATTCAACGGTAATCTCAACGGTCTTGCCACCCTTGCTGTCTTAGCAAAAAAAACAGCAGCCTTTGCAGATCTCAACACACCTGATCTTATTCTGCCTGTTCCTCTCCATATCCAACGTTTACGGGAGCGAGGTTTTAATCAATCCCTGCTCTTGGCCAGAGCCTGCTTTCCTCAATGGCGAGAAAAAATCCGTTTTGATCTGCTGCAACGTCAACGGGCAACGATCCCCCAAACCCGACTCAATGGCAAGGCCCGACGTAGCAACCTGCATAATGCCTTTTGCATCAAAAAATCCGCTGAGATTTCAGGAAAAAGCATTCTCTTGGTGGATGATGTCTTTACCACCGGCTCAACTTTGCATGAATGTGCCAAGGTGTTATTGAAGGCAGGGGCAAAAGAGGTGGAGACGTTTACTGTGGCGAGAAGCGGGAGCACTGGCACAGGTGGACTATCCGTATCGCGCCGATAA
- a CDS encoding type II toxin-antitoxin system RelE/ParE family toxin: MTWSVEYTDAFGTWWQSLSEDEQVELDASVQLLEEFGPSLGRPHCDTIQGTKAYQYEGTTYPMPGATSENLFCL, encoded by the coding sequence ATGACTTGGAGCGTAGAATACACAGATGCATTCGGGACGTGGTGGCAAAGCCTGTCCGAGGATGAGCAGGTTGAGCTGGATGCGAGCGTTCAGTTGCTGGAGGAATTCGGTCCCAGCCTCGGTCGTCCGCATTGCGATACGATTCAAGGTACAAAGGCATACCAATATGAAGGAACTACGTACCCAATGCCAGGGGCGACCTCTGAGAACCTTTTTTGCCTTTGA
- the smpB gene encoding SsrA-binding protein SmpB, which yields MKIVCKNKKAFHDYHIDKTMEAGMVLTGPEVKSLRGGRANIKDGYAQLKNGEVFLYNIHISPYAFAVHSATDPLRVRKLLLHKREVRKLIGKLNEKGVALIPLKIYFIDNGKAKIELGLARGKKLYDKRAALKEKQSNRDVQRSLRQQD from the coding sequence ATGAAGATTGTCTGCAAAAATAAAAAGGCATTTCATGATTATCATATCGATAAAACCATGGAAGCTGGGATGGTCTTAACCGGACCAGAGGTCAAGTCTTTAAGAGGGGGCCGGGCCAATATTAAAGACGGTTATGCCCAGCTTAAAAACGGTGAAGTATTTTTGTATAATATTCATATTTCACCCTATGCCTTTGCCGTCCATTCTGCCACAGATCCTCTGCGGGTACGCAAGTTACTGCTGCACAAGCGAGAAGTGCGAAAACTGATCGGCAAGCTGAATGAAAAAGGAGTTGCGCTTATTCCGCTCAAGATATACTTTATAGATAATGGAAAGGCCAAAATAGAACTTGGCTTGGCCCGAGGAAAAAAGCTCTATGACAAGCGGGCCGCCTTAAAAGAGAAGCAATCAAACCGTGATGTTCAACGATCATTGCGGCAGCAAGACTAG
- a CDS encoding type II toxin-antitoxin system RelE/ParE family toxin: protein MKELRTQCQGRPLRTFFAFDPRRTAILLIGGDKTGDKRFYERMIPLAERLYNNYLEELRREGLL, encoded by the coding sequence ATGAAGGAACTACGTACCCAATGCCAGGGGCGACCTCTGAGAACCTTTTTTGCCTTTGATCCGCGCCGGACAGCGATTCTGCTGATAGGCGGCGACAAGACAGGTGACAAGAGGTTTTACGAACGCATGATTCCTCTGGCCGAACGGCTATATAATAACTACTTGGAAGAACTCCGCAGGGAGGGATTACTCTGA
- a CDS encoding NADP-dependent isocitrate dehydrogenase, whose translation MSKIQVKNPIVELDGDEMTRIIWAFIKEKLILPYLDVDLKYYDLSVQKRDETDDQITVDAAEAIKKYRVGVKCATITPDEGRVEEFDLKEMWKSPNGTIRNIIGGTVFRQPIICNNIPRLVPGWTKPIVIGRHAFGDQYRATDFLVPGPGKLTMKFEPADGGEAQEYEIFDFPSSGCAMGMYNLDDSIRGFARSCMNYGLNLGWPVYLSTKNTIMKKYDGRFKDLFQEVFEAEFAERFAEAGITYEHRLIDDMVAAAMKWEGGFVWACKNYDGDVQSDTVAQGFGSLGLMTSVLMTEDGQTVEAEAAHGTVTRHYREHQKGNATSTNPIASIFAWTQGLNYRGVFDNTPDVVKFAETLEKVCVETVESGFMTKDLALLVGGDQGWLTTEEFLAKLDENLQAAMA comes from the coding sequence ATGAGTAAAATTCAAGTAAAAAACCCCATCGTAGAGCTCGACGGCGACGAGATGACCCGAATCATCTGGGCTTTTATCAAAGAAAAACTGATTCTGCCCTATCTGGACGTTGACCTGAAATACTATGATCTCTCTGTGCAGAAGCGCGACGAGACCGACGACCAGATCACCGTGGATGCGGCTGAGGCCATTAAAAAATATCGCGTTGGCGTAAAATGCGCCACCATCACCCCGGACGAGGGCAGGGTCGAAGAGTTCGACCTCAAAGAAATGTGGAAATCGCCCAACGGCACCATCCGCAATATCATCGGTGGCACCGTGTTCCGCCAACCGATCATCTGTAATAATATTCCCCGTCTTGTGCCGGGCTGGACCAAGCCCATTGTCATTGGTCGTCATGCCTTTGGTGATCAGTACCGGGCCACGGATTTTCTGGTTCCCGGACCAGGAAAACTGACCATGAAATTTGAGCCTGCCGACGGCGGTGAAGCGCAGGAGTACGAGATCTTTGATTTTCCGTCTTCCGGCTGCGCTATGGGTATGTACAACCTGGACGACTCCATCCGGGGCTTTGCCCGTTCCTGCATGAACTACGGCCTCAACCTGGGCTGGCCCGTGTACCTGTCCACCAAGAACACCATCATGAAGAAGTACGACGGTCGTTTTAAGGATCTGTTCCAGGAGGTTTTTGAGGCTGAGTTTGCTGAGCGTTTTGCCGAAGCAGGCATCACCTACGAGCATCGCCTGATCGACGACATGGTCGCTGCGGCCATGAAATGGGAAGGCGGCTTTGTCTGGGCCTGTAAAAACTACGACGGTGATGTCCAATCCGACACGGTTGCGCAGGGCTTTGGTTCTTTAGGTCTGATGACCTCAGTGCTTATGACCGAAGACGGTCAAACCGTGGAGGCTGAGGCCGCCCACGGCACCGTGACCCGCCATTATCGGGAGCATCAAAAGGGTAATGCCACCTCCACCAACCCCATTGCCTCCATCTTTGCCTGGACCCAAGGGCTGAACTATCGCGGTGTCTTTGACAACACCCCGGATGTGGTCAAGTTTGCTGAGACCCTGGAAAAAGTCTGTGTGGAGACTGTGGAATCCGGCTTCATGACCAAGGACTTAGCACTGTTGGTGGGTGGAGATCAGGGCTGGCTGACCACAGAGGAGTTCCTGGCAAAACTGGACGAAAACCTTCAGGCCGCTATGGCTTAA
- a CDS encoding helix-turn-helix transcriptional regulator, translated as MARREGRAQRKKQPAEFPFKNRNTALPALIIPCAVQNRGHAQEGGKERSRDGMTQEQVAEKLHTKKTAVSRIENHAQAFGKTIRIEVNGGK; from the coding sequence TTGGCAAGAAGAGAAGGCAGGGCGCAGCGAAAAAAACAACCTGCTGAATTCCCCTTTAAAAACAGAAATACCGCCCTGCCTGCTCTGATCATTCCTTGCGCTGTTCAAAATAGGGGCCATGCTCAAGAAGGCGGCAAGGAAAGAAGCCGGGATGGGATGACACAGGAGCAGGTGGCGGAAAAGCTGCATACCAAGAAAACCGCTGTCTCCCGGATTGAAAACCATGCGCAGGCGTTCGGCAAGACGATCCGCATTGAGGTTAATGGTGGTAAATAA
- a CDS encoding acyltransferase has translation MVKARCCDRDGIVCFFGAQNENKNLKGYLLLNHITIMRSVAVAIVLIFHFNNKLLISGHIGVDIFFVISGYLISLISLKRINGVQSLKKFYIKRIMRIYPALLFVALTVIFSLSLIEYLEVETLQMFRDTIAFTSNFKAEKINLDYFGDNKNNYLLHFWSIAIELQFYIFFPLLILSNKIKKYILPVTIGLVALSTLTLSLHLSYYHSLGRILAFSTGALAYLLSGKVKSNNSIFFISLLSLVILSSVDMDITTYPNYHNITVVSLTMIALLFGDIGTEKRYKPFILIGLISYSIYLWHYPLFLFFHHCGTESNILNISILITTVLALSFFSYYAIERKFAPKDYGNYTILLIIFPLIFSLLIVYYKKNRTINIPIINSFYAKMTLNPLLYYSDMANLNVSNKYKGCLNRKGELLTNCSSTETNNKTRTALVLGNSFVRSGGLIFLDQITARYNVRSSFYYVFGDRIKTDKLYQSIIEEKYHYLILYYPWLGANRDNLIEEYKELSEHTQIIFVKGAKYNNTIDKKQIFRFNNLFIDDKENAFKCVVQKPYTTDKGYAVIDSVLKELNAKSINIYELQKNNNGDYICSHDNIALFLDTFHINNYAGEFFAQRFIKADLGRDIFSNPVDLL, from the coding sequence ATGGTGAAAGCTCGGTGTTGTGATCGAGATGGCATCGTTTGTTTTTTTGGTGCTCAGAATGAAAATAAAAATTTAAAAGGATATCTCTTGCTCAACCATATAACAATTATGAGATCAGTTGCAGTAGCAATTGTGCTTATATTTCATTTTAACAATAAACTTTTAATATCAGGACACATTGGAGTTGATATCTTTTTCGTTATATCAGGATACCTTATATCTTTAATATCTTTAAAAAGAATAAATGGAGTTCAAAGCTTAAAAAAATTCTATATAAAAAGAATAATGAGAATATACCCAGCGCTTCTCTTTGTTGCGTTAACAGTAATATTTTCTCTTTCACTCATTGAATACCTTGAAGTAGAAACATTACAAATGTTTAGAGATACTATAGCCTTCACCTCAAACTTTAAAGCAGAAAAAATCAACTTAGATTATTTCGGAGACAATAAAAATAATTACTTACTTCATTTTTGGAGCATTGCAATAGAGCTTCAGTTTTATATATTTTTTCCATTGTTAATATTAAGCAATAAAATCAAAAAATATATTCTTCCTGTTACTATAGGATTAGTAGCTCTTTCCACACTAACACTTTCATTACATTTAAGTTATTATCACTCATTAGGACGAATACTGGCATTTAGCACTGGAGCCTTAGCTTACCTCTTAAGTGGTAAAGTAAAATCAAATAACTCTATATTTTTCATATCATTATTATCTCTTGTAATATTGAGCTCTGTTGATATGGACATAACAACATATCCAAATTATCACAATATTACAGTCGTATCTTTAACCATGATAGCACTTCTTTTTGGTGACATAGGCACTGAAAAAAGATATAAACCATTTATACTTATAGGCTTGATATCATATTCAATTTACCTGTGGCACTATCCATTATTTTTATTTTTTCATCATTGTGGCACGGAATCCAATATTCTCAATATCAGTATCTTAATAACTACTGTATTGGCATTATCATTCTTTTCATACTATGCAATAGAGAGAAAATTCGCGCCAAAAGACTATGGGAACTATACAATATTATTAATAATATTTCCTTTGATATTTTCACTACTCATTGTATATTACAAGAAGAATCGAACAATTAATATTCCAATTATCAATTCATTTTATGCAAAAATGACCCTAAACCCTTTGTTATATTATTCAGATATGGCAAACTTAAATGTTAGTAACAAGTACAAAGGGTGCTTAAATCGGAAAGGAGAACTGTTAACAAACTGTTCCAGTACAGAAACAAATAACAAGACGAGAACTGCTTTAGTACTCGGCAATTCCTTTGTTCGTAGTGGCGGGCTTATTTTTCTCGATCAAATCACCGCTCGCTACAATGTAAGATCTTCTTTTTACTACGTTTTCGGAGACAGAATAAAAACTGACAAGCTCTATCAAAGCATTATAGAAGAAAAGTATCATTATTTAATATTATATTATCCATGGCTGGGTGCAAACAGAGATAATCTTATCGAAGAATATAAAGAACTTTCCGAGCATACCCAAATTATTTTTGTAAAAGGAGCCAAATATAACAATACAATCGATAAAAAACAAATCTTTAGGTTTAATAATCTTTTTATCGATGACAAGGAGAATGCATTTAAATGCGTAGTTCAAAAACCATATACTACAGACAAAGGATATGCAGTCATTGATAGTGTCCTCAAAGAGTTAAACGCTAAAAGCATAAACATTTATGAACTTCAAAAAAATAACAATGGTGACTATATATGTTCCCATGACAACATTGCTTTATTTCTTGATACGTTTCATATAAATAACTATGCAGGAGAATTTTTTGCACAACGATTTATCAAGGCTGATTTGGGACGAGATATTTTCAGCAATCCGGTAGATCTTTTGTAA
- a CDS encoding zinc ribbon domain-containing protein translates to MILSNEQKIDYLSNVISVAYADGKIAPQETEAIAVIQKAIGARKTELNKAYKQVDTNNFAVSPVGYWSDKIKNLEHIIYVSLIDGEIDPKEKELILNFAKKVNINQDQLNLIINDVKNAVSSSEIEISCLNCKAKIPDSAKFCPKCGQQVNKSAGSQPIAVSYKIPESGIAVEFAESTAANFFSAVKVMENAPVSRKCVKGKKQWYLACWPSENILDALELIENVDRMRNKKVYFDGEESQWNDIFGFVKCAASRNSAYRPVEYCFGLDDNRFNVWGCKKARMGWNEWADWFGYGAFQSSDRGEKVSFVFDKKRIRHELESNLYTCRLCPYLQLDLIEAILEVFPNKVTPRDKGNWKYKRDFTETPNSIIVKTGTDFGLAYLDEYYSSGVLPSSIDVGINLLRKALRKCNRPSNDIKGVLEYQAP, encoded by the coding sequence ATGATTTTATCGAACGAGCAAAAAATTGATTACTTATCGAATGTTATATCTGTAGCCTATGCCGACGGAAAAATTGCACCTCAAGAAACCGAAGCCATAGCGGTTATTCAAAAGGCTATTGGAGCAAGAAAAACTGAACTCAACAAAGCATACAAACAGGTAGACACGAATAATTTTGCTGTTTCTCCTGTCGGTTATTGGTCGGACAAGATAAAAAATCTTGAGCATATAATTTATGTTTCACTGATTGACGGTGAAATTGACCCTAAAGAAAAGGAACTTATCCTGAACTTTGCCAAGAAAGTTAATATTAATCAGGATCAGCTCAACCTGATAATTAACGATGTCAAAAACGCTGTATCAAGTTCGGAAATAGAAATTTCATGCCTGAACTGTAAGGCAAAAATACCTGACTCAGCCAAGTTTTGTCCCAAATGCGGTCAACAAGTCAATAAGTCAGCAGGCTCTCAACCTATTGCTGTGTCATATAAAATACCAGAGAGCGGAATTGCTGTTGAATTTGCCGAGTCTACCGCCGCTAATTTTTTCTCAGCCGTTAAAGTGATGGAAAATGCACCTGTCAGCAGGAAATGCGTTAAAGGAAAGAAACAGTGGTATCTTGCTTGCTGGCCTTCAGAAAACATTTTAGACGCTTTAGAGTTAATTGAAAACGTGGATAGAATGCGAAACAAGAAAGTATACTTTGACGGCGAAGAAAGTCAGTGGAATGATATTTTCGGTTTCGTGAAATGTGCTGCTTCACGTAATTCAGCATATCGGCCAGTTGAATACTGTTTTGGCCTTGATGATAATCGATTTAATGTCTGGGGCTGCAAAAAAGCAAGAATGGGTTGGAACGAATGGGCTGACTGGTTCGGCTATGGTGCATTTCAATCTTCTGACAGAGGCGAAAAGGTATCATTTGTTTTTGATAAAAAAAGAATTCGGCATGAATTGGAGTCGAATTTATATACTTGTCGATTGTGCCCTTACTTGCAACTTGATCTTATCGAAGCGATTCTTGAAGTATTTCCAAACAAGGTAACACCTCGTGACAAAGGGAATTGGAAATACAAAAGAGACTTCACTGAAACACCTAATTCGATCATTGTCAAAACAGGTACAGATTTCGGCCTTGCTTATCTTGATGAATACTATTCTTCCGGGGTTCTTCCTTCTTCAATTGACGTTGGAATAAATTTACTCAGAAAAGCTCTCAGGAAATGCAATCGCCCATCTAATGATATTAAAGGGGTATTGGAGTATCAAGCTCCATAA
- a CDS encoding SDR family oxidoreductase: MTQESQKKQRHLGVLIGGSGLIGGTLAHYFKTKTPDEFDIRAPSSKKLSIRNSQDIVAYLQRVQPDFVINAAMASLDSDAQLAFETNYLGSVNIARACTALNISYIHLSSAAVLPHGKNLTEEDRLCLKSNMTNYAKSKLMAETTLEYMGETQGLDYTIIRVAIVYGEHDHKIQGFHRLLFTVADESMPFLFTKRDVRHSYSNANKLPYLVHHILTHREEFSRQTYHFVDKEPVALDDLILTIRAYLELKKPREIYIPYPFVRIGKFFLERLAGFLNWFGIAARLPPEYMFLKDFYLSQVLSDEKLAQSSFVDPAPEENIYTRLPSLVVYYLTRWGHLNLITRFKNEFFADTLEEDFLYHPEELLRSVHADSIRPFPELQGNKDEREDSSHWTG; this comes from the coding sequence ATGACGCAGGAATCACAGAAAAAACAACGTCATCTCGGCGTGCTTATCGGCGGGTCCGGCTTGATCGGCGGTACCCTTGCCCATTATTTTAAGACCAAAACCCCGGACGAGTTTGATATCCGGGCTCCGAGCTCCAAAAAACTCTCTATCAGGAACTCACAGGACATTGTCGCTTACCTGCAACGGGTGCAACCGGACTTTGTTATTAATGCCGCTATGGCTTCCTTGGACTCAGATGCCCAGTTGGCCTTTGAAACCAATTATCTCGGCAGTGTGAACATAGCTCGGGCCTGTACCGCACTAAATATTTCCTACATCCACCTGAGTTCTGCTGCTGTTCTGCCGCATGGGAAAAATCTTACTGAAGAAGACCGGCTGTGCCTGAAATCCAATATGACGAATTATGCCAAATCCAAACTCATGGCAGAAACCACATTGGAATATATGGGAGAAACCCAGGGGCTTGATTACACGATTATTCGGGTTGCTATTGTTTACGGTGAGCACGATCATAAAATCCAGGGCTTCCATCGTCTGCTCTTTACTGTTGCCGACGAATCCATGCCCTTTCTCTTCACCAAGAGAGATGTCAGGCATTCATACAGTAATGCCAATAAACTCCCTTATCTTGTTCATCATATCCTGACACATCGAGAGGAGTTCTCCCGACAGACTTATCATTTTGTCGATAAGGAGCCGGTGGCACTTGATGATCTCATTTTGACGATCAGGGCCTATCTTGAGTTGAAAAAACCAAGAGAAATATATATACCCTATCCTTTTGTGAGAATCGGGAAATTTTTTTTAGAACGGCTTGCCGGTTTTCTCAATTGGTTCGGCATTGCCGCCCGTCTGCCTCCAGAATATATGTTTCTTAAAGATTTTTACCTGTCCCAGGTCTTGTCTGACGAAAAACTGGCGCAATCAAGCTTTGTTGATCCTGCACCGGAAGAAAATATTTATACCCGATTGCCCAGTCTGGTTGTCTATTATCTGACCCGCTGGGGCCATCTCAATCTAATCACCCGCTTTAAAAACGAATTTTTTGCAGATACCCTGGAGGAAGATTTTCTCTATCACCCTGAAGAATTATTACGGAGTGTCCACGCGGATTCAATAAGGCCTTTTCCGGAATTGCAGGGAAACAAGGACGAGAGAGAGGACTCATCGCACTGGACGGGCTGA
- the secG gene encoding preprotein translocase subunit SecG, producing the protein MTTLLIIIHVLVSLFLIAIVLLQHGKGADIGATFGGSGQSVFGSEGPVPLLNKITTFSAIIFMGTSISLAYMSANEHSNSIMKDLPAQEVAPAQKEAPVTIPMPGTESPSVDQVEKPAPEAAPTVDGEKVAPEEASPFVQETESAVEASPAVQEALSEENGGSPAIQESEAAQVELPELPAMEEEPVAEMQDMEVIPATEEQVAPVEQETETAPEQEQAE; encoded by the coding sequence ATGACGACCTTACTTATCATAATACATGTTCTGGTTTCTCTCTTCCTGATTGCCATTGTGCTGTTGCAGCACGGCAAAGGAGCTGATATTGGAGCCACCTTTGGCGGTTCCGGCCAGTCAGTTTTTGGATCAGAAGGCCCGGTGCCTCTGCTGAACAAGATAACTACTTTTTCAGCGATTATTTTTATGGGCACCTCTATTTCTTTGGCCTATATGTCGGCGAATGAGCACAGCAACTCGATTATGAAGGATCTGCCAGCTCAGGAAGTTGCTCCGGCACAAAAGGAAGCACCGGTTACTATTCCCATGCCGGGAACGGAAAGCCCGTCAGTGGATCAGGTTGAAAAGCCTGCACCGGAAGCCGCTCCTACTGTAGATGGCGAGAAAGTTGCCCCTGAAGAAGCTTCTCCCTTTGTTCAGGAGACCGAATCCGCTGTTGAAGCCTCTCCTGCTGTTCAGGAAGCTCTTTCTGAAGAAAACGGTGGTTCCCCGGCTATTCAGGAGAGCGAAGCTGCTCAGGTTGAACTTCCTGAACTTCCAGCAATGGAAGAAGAGCCAGTAGCTGAAATGCAAGACATGGAAGTTATCCCTGCTACTGAAGAGCAAGTTGCTCCGGTTGAGCAGGAAACGGAAACAGCCCCGGAACAAGAACAGGCTGAGTAA